The stretch of DNA CTACGAGACCTCGACGCAGGCGCCGCGGACGGCCGACGGGGAGCCGTGCTTCAGCCGCCGCGAGGTGTGGCGGGTCGACGCGCTCTCCGGCGACGTGTCGCGGGCGACGTACGACGAGGCGAGCGTCGGCAACGACCCGTGCCTGCCGGTCCGCCAGGGGACCGGCGAGGACGTGCGGCCGGTGCCGGCCACCTGAGCCTGACCAACGCGGCCGCCGCGCCGCGGGGCGGGTCCGGCCCACCCCGCGGCCCCAGCGGTCAGAACGCGAAGTGCAGCGCCTTCATGATCGCCTTGACGAGCAGCGACTGGATCGACGGGCTCGTGAGCACCTTCACCAGCACGCCGGCGAAGCCGCAGGCCGCGACGCTCCCCACGGCGTACTCGGCCGAGACCATGCCGTCGTCGCCGCGGACCTTGCGGCGGCGGACGTTGCGCGGACGTTCCATGTGTACCTCCTGACTGGCCGGGACCTTCCCGGTCACAC from Mycobacteriales bacterium encodes:
- a CDS encoding DUF4244 domain-containing protein — translated: MERPRNVRRRKVRGDDGMVSAEYAVGSVAACGFAGVLVKVLTSPSIQSLLVKAIMKALHFAF